In a single window of the Leisingera daeponensis DSM 23529 genome:
- a CDS encoding efflux RND transporter periplasmic adaptor subunit, translating into MRFLRQSVTGVFLAAVTAALLLYAGQLIFGAIEAQLNAEKAAPPARERIFAVNVVTAELQTVAPELTAFGRVESRRALELRTAVGGRVVRLSEDFEDGGTVRAGEVLVQIDPADAQSALDRAEADMMDARAEERDAGRALVLAQDELQATQDQAQLRERAFQRQVDLAGRGVGTAAAVETAELASVQARQAVISRRQAVSQAEARADQAATRVARAQIALDEARRDLDDTTIKARFDGTLQSVSLVQGRLVSANEKLADLVDPDLLEVAFRVSTAQYARLLDAEGHLLQAPVRVTLDADGAGLSAAGRISRASGAAGDGQTGRLVYALLETAPGFEPGDFVTVKVTEPEVAAVARVPASALGADGKVLVLGEEGRLEALPVELVRRQGDDVLIRGAGLEGREVVTGRTPLLGAGIKVRPLRQGAGVQALPELIELSDERRARLVAFVEGSSAMPTEVKAQMLRQLAEARVPAQLVTRIESRMGG; encoded by the coding sequence ATGCGCTTTTTGCGTCAGAGTGTGACAGGGGTTTTCCTGGCGGCGGTCACGGCGGCCCTGCTGCTTTATGCCGGGCAGCTGATTTTTGGCGCAATCGAGGCGCAGCTGAACGCGGAGAAGGCAGCACCCCCGGCGCGGGAGCGGATTTTTGCGGTCAATGTGGTGACGGCGGAACTGCAGACGGTTGCGCCTGAGCTGACCGCCTTTGGCCGGGTGGAGAGCCGCCGCGCGCTGGAACTGCGCACCGCGGTCGGTGGCCGGGTGGTGCGGCTGTCTGAGGATTTCGAGGACGGCGGCACGGTCCGCGCGGGCGAGGTGCTGGTGCAGATTGACCCGGCGGACGCGCAGTCGGCGCTGGACCGGGCCGAGGCCGACATGATGGACGCCCGCGCCGAGGAGCGCGATGCGGGCCGTGCTCTGGTGCTGGCGCAGGATGAGCTGCAGGCCACTCAGGACCAGGCGCAGCTGCGCGAACGCGCCTTTCAGCGGCAGGTGGATCTGGCCGGCCGGGGCGTCGGTACCGCGGCGGCGGTGGAAACGGCAGAACTGGCGTCGGTGCAGGCGCGCCAGGCGGTGATCTCGCGCCGTCAGGCGGTAAGCCAGGCAGAGGCCCGCGCCGATCAGGCCGCAACCCGGGTGGCACGGGCGCAGATTGCGCTGGACGAGGCGCGCCGGGATCTCGACGACACCACGATCAAGGCTCGCTTCGACGGCACCCTGCAATCGGTGAGCCTGGTGCAGGGGCGGCTGGTTTCGGCCAACGAGAAGCTGGCGGATCTGGTCGATCCGGACCTGCTGGAGGTGGCTTTCCGGGTCTCGACCGCGCAATACGCCCGGCTGCTCGACGCCGAAGGGCATCTGCTGCAAGCACCCGTGCGGGTGACGCTGGACGCCGACGGGGCGGGGCTGAGCGCCGCCGGGCGGATCTCCCGCGCCAGCGGCGCGGCGGGCGACGGGCAGACCGGGCGGCTGGTCTATGCGCTTCTGGAGACTGCGCCGGGGTTTGAGCCCGGGGATTTCGTCACTGTCAAGGTAACTGAGCCCGAGGTCGCGGCGGTGGCCCGTGTGCCCGCCTCGGCGCTGGGGGCCGATGGCAAGGTGCTGGTGCTGGGCGAAGAGGGGCGGCTGGAGGCGCTGCCGGTGGAGCTGGTGCGCCGCCAGGGCGATGATGTGCTGATCCGCGGCGCCGGGCTGGAGGGCCGCGAGGTCGTCACCGGCCGCACGCCGCTGCTGGGCGCCGGCATCAAGGTGCGTCCCCTGCGCCAGGGCGCCGGGGTGCAGGCGCTGCCCGAGCTGATCGAGCTGAGCGACGAGCGCCGCGCCCGGCTGGTGGCCTTTGTCGAGGGCAGCAGCGCGATGCCGACAGAGGTGAAGGCGCAGATGCTGCGGCAGCTGGCCGAGGCGCGGGTGCCCGCGCAACTGGTCACCCGCATCGAATCCCGGATGGGAGGCTGA
- the moaB gene encoding molybdenum cofactor biosynthesis protein B: protein MSRIDESLDFIPVRIAVLTVSDTRNLEDDRSGQVLADRLREAGHTLAARKIVPDERAEIAAQLRAWVADPEVDVVISTGGTGLTGRDVTVEAHRDVYEKEIEAFGTVFTWVSMQKIGTSAVQSRATGGVAGGTYLFALPGSPGACKDGWDEILSKQLDYRHRPCNFVEIMPRLEEHLRRK, encoded by the coding sequence ATGTCCCGTATCGACGAAAGTCTGGACTTCATCCCGGTCCGCATTGCGGTGCTGACGGTTTCGGATACCCGCAACCTGGAGGATGACCGCTCCGGCCAGGTGCTGGCCGACCGGCTGCGGGAGGCGGGCCATACCCTGGCCGCGCGCAAAATCGTCCCGGACGAACGGGCGGAGATCGCTGCGCAGCTGCGTGCCTGGGTGGCGGATCCGGAGGTGGATGTGGTGATCTCCACCGGCGGCACCGGCCTGACGGGCCGGGACGTGACCGTCGAGGCGCACCGCGACGTTTATGAGAAAGAGATCGAGGCCTTCGGCACCGTTTTCACCTGGGTTTCGATGCAGAAGATCGGCACCAGCGCGGTGCAGTCGCGGGCGACCGGCGGCGTGGCGGGCGGCACCTATCTGTTTGCGCTTCCCGGCAGCCCCGGCGCCTGCAAGGACGGCTGGGATGAAATTCTGTCAAAACAGCTCGATTACCGCCACCGGCCCTGCAATTTCGTGGAAATCATGCCCAGATTGGAGGAACATCTGCGCCGGAAGTAA
- a CDS encoding LysE family translocator, translating into MIDAVTLLAFVPAALALNLTPGPDMMFCLGQGLRSGRAAAAAASAGISAGSMVHVTLAGLGLGAVVAAVPGVFDLIRWIGVVYLLSLAWGALRSGPVQADAPAVPARRAFRAGFLVNLTNPKVILFVLAFVPQFVRPEAGPVLAQFLVFGLILAAGGFVINGLAGVFAGQAKQRLAGSPVFARWLGRVSAGIFAGLAVRLAIMERA; encoded by the coding sequence ATGATTGATGCCGTGACCCTGCTGGCTTTCGTCCCGGCAGCACTGGCGCTGAATCTGACGCCGGGGCCGGATATGATGTTTTGCCTCGGCCAGGGCCTGCGCTCGGGCCGCGCGGCGGCGGCCGCGGCCAGTGCCGGCATCTCGGCGGGCAGCATGGTGCATGTGACGCTTGCCGGGCTTGGATTGGGAGCCGTCGTTGCAGCGGTGCCGGGGGTGTTTGACCTGATCCGCTGGATCGGCGTGGTTTACCTTCTTAGCCTCGCCTGGGGTGCCCTGCGCAGCGGACCGGTCCAAGCAGATGCGCCTGCGGTTCCTGCCCGGCGGGCGTTCCGCGCCGGTTTCCTCGTTAACTTGACCAATCCCAAGGTGATCCTGTTCGTGCTTGCATTCGTGCCGCAGTTCGTACGGCCCGAGGCAGGGCCGGTGCTGGCGCAGTTTCTGGTTTTCGGGCTGATCCTGGCCGCGGGCGGTTTCGTAATCAACGGGCTGGCGGGCGTTTTCGCAGGCCAGGCCAAGCAGCGGCTGGCCGGCTCTCCGGTGTTCGCGCGCTGGCTGGGCCGGGTTTCGGCTGGAATTTTTGCAGGGCTGGCCGTGCGGCTGGCAATCATGGAGAGGGCCTAG
- a CDS encoding metallophosphoesterase family protein — translation MKILAFSDLHLSAPHASDIVAASGKADLVIGAGDFCNCRQGMDRAVAMLAGLKAPMVAVPGNGESADELRAAGLPDTTVLHGEGGTFEGLRLFGLGYGVPETPFGSWSCDLSETKAAAMLAACERADILICHSPPKGLGDVTSGGQSVGSTAIRAAAERIRPQLLLCGHVHDCWGFRGTLGKTQVANLGPGVSWFEVDP, via the coding sequence ATGAAAATCCTGGCGTTCTCCGATCTGCATCTCTCAGCGCCCCATGCGTCTGATATCGTGGCGGCCAGCGGCAAAGCGGATCTGGTGATCGGCGCCGGCGATTTCTGCAATTGCCGGCAGGGCATGGACCGGGCAGTTGCGATGCTGGCCGGCCTGAAGGCGCCGATGGTGGCCGTGCCCGGAAACGGCGAAAGCGCCGATGAGCTGCGGGCGGCCGGGCTGCCGGACACCACGGTGCTGCATGGAGAAGGCGGGACGTTCGAAGGCCTGCGCCTGTTCGGGCTGGGCTACGGCGTGCCGGAAACGCCTTTTGGCAGCTGGTCCTGCGACCTGAGCGAGACGAAGGCGGCAGCAATGCTGGCGGCCTGTGAGCGCGCGGACATCCTGATCTGCCATTCCCCGCCCAAGGGGCTGGGGGATGTGACCTCCGGCGGGCAGTCCGTCGGTTCCACCGCCATCCGGGCGGCGGCGGAGCGGATCCGGCCGCAGCTGCTGCTCTGCGGCCATGTGCATGATTGCTGGGGCTTTCGCGGCACATTAGGCAAGACGCAGGTGGCCAATCTCGGCCCCGGGGTGAGCTGGTTCGAGGTGGACCCATGA
- a CDS encoding uracil-DNA glycosylase — translation MESALDYWSARALLEWQAELGATEALCDAPVDRYALEQAAPKPKPGAAPAPPPKPKEADPAEVAQKAARGAASLPALRDALAGFDHCDLKRGARNLVFSDGQPGARVMIIGEAPGRDEDLQGKPFVGRAGQLLDRMLEAIGLSRAENVYITNVLPWRPPQNRDPLPAEIAMLTPFLERHVALAEPDILVLMGNISCQAVLGKRGITRLRGQWDQAWKKPVIPMFHPAYLLRQPAQKRLAWADLLELKARLGSLS, via the coding sequence ATGGAATCGGCATTGGATTACTGGAGCGCCCGGGCGCTGTTGGAGTGGCAGGCGGAGCTTGGCGCCACCGAAGCGCTGTGCGATGCGCCAGTCGACCGCTATGCGCTGGAGCAGGCCGCCCCCAAGCCGAAGCCGGGCGCTGCTCCGGCACCGCCGCCCAAGCCCAAGGAAGCGGATCCCGCGGAAGTGGCGCAGAAGGCCGCCAGGGGGGCTGCGTCGCTGCCCGCCTTGCGGGATGCGCTGGCGGGTTTCGACCATTGCGACCTGAAGCGCGGCGCGCGCAACTTGGTGTTTTCGGACGGCCAGCCGGGGGCGCGGGTGATGATCATCGGCGAGGCGCCGGGCCGGGACGAGGATCTGCAGGGCAAGCCGTTTGTGGGCCGGGCCGGGCAGCTTCTGGACAGGATGCTGGAGGCGATCGGCCTCAGCCGCGCCGAGAACGTTTACATCACAAATGTGCTGCCCTGGCGGCCGCCGCAGAACCGCGACCCGCTGCCGGCCGAGATTGCCATGCTGACGCCTTTTCTGGAACGCCATGTGGCGCTGGCGGAGCCGGATATCCTGGTGCTGATGGGCAATATCAGCTGTCAGGCGGTGCTGGGCAAACGCGGCATCACCCGGCTGCGCGGGCAGTGGGACCAGGCCTGGAAAAAGCCGGTGATCCCCATGTTCCACCCCGCCTATCTGCTGCGCCAGCCCGCGCAGAAACGGCTGGCCTGGGCAGACCTTCTGGAGCTGAAGGCGCGGCTGGGCAGCTTGTCCTGA
- a CDS encoding aspartate carbamoyltransferase catalytic subunit: MSFEHRHLLGIEPLKPHEITAILDLADDYVALNRRPEKHSDVLAGLTQINMFFENSTRTQASFELAGKRLGADVMNMAMQASSIKKGETLIDTAMTLNAMHPDLLVVRHPHSGAVDLLAQKVNCAVLNAGDGKHEHPTQALLDALTIRRSKGRLHRLNIAICGDIAHSRVARSNLILLGKMENRIRLIGPPTLVPGQFAEFGAEIYDDMREGLKDVDVVMMLRLQKERMDGGFIPSEREYYHRYGLDAEKLALAKPDAIVMHPGPMNRGVEIDGTLADDINRSVIQEQVEMGVAVRMAAMDLLARNLRAERQAEAG; encoded by the coding sequence ATGTCCTTCGAACACCGCCATTTGCTTGGCATCGAACCGCTGAAACCGCATGAGATCACCGCGATCCTCGACCTGGCCGACGACTATGTGGCCCTGAACCGCCGCCCCGAGAAGCACTCCGACGTGCTGGCGGGCCTTACTCAGATCAACATGTTCTTCGAGAACTCGACCCGCACCCAGGCCTCGTTCGAGCTGGCGGGCAAGCGGCTGGGCGCCGATGTAATGAACATGGCGATGCAGGCGTCGTCGATCAAAAAGGGCGAGACCCTGATCGACACTGCGATGACGCTGAATGCAATGCACCCGGATCTGCTGGTGGTGCGCCACCCGCATTCCGGCGCAGTGGACCTCCTGGCGCAGAAGGTGAACTGCGCGGTGCTGAACGCGGGCGACGGCAAGCACGAGCACCCGACCCAGGCGCTGCTGGATGCGCTGACCATCCGCCGCTCCAAAGGCCGGCTGCACAGGCTGAACATCGCGATCTGCGGCGATATTGCCCATAGCCGCGTGGCGCGGTCCAACCTGATCCTGCTCGGCAAGATGGAAAACCGCATCCGCCTCATTGGCCCGCCGACGCTGGTGCCCGGCCAGTTCGCGGAATTCGGCGCCGAGATCTATGACGACATGCGCGAAGGGTTGAAGGACGTGGACGTGGTGATGATGCTGCGCCTTCAGAAGGAGCGCATGGACGGCGGCTTTATCCCGTCGGAGCGCGAGTACTACCACCGCTATGGCCTCGACGCCGAGAAGCTGGCGCTGGCCAAGCCCGACGCCATTGTCATGCACCCCGGCCCGATGAACCGCGGCGTGGAAATCGACGGCACGCTCGCCGACGACATCAACCGCTCGGTCATCCAGGAACAGGTGGAAATGGGGGTAGCGGTGCGGATGGCAGCGATGGACCTGCTGGCCCGCAACCTGCGCGCCGAACGCCAGGCCGAGGCAGGGTGA